A DNA window from Enterobacter cloacae subsp. cloacae ATCC 13047 contains the following coding sequences:
- the ftrA gene encoding transcriptional regulator FtrA codes for MPENSKKMTNLRQVSRPLVVVLAYDGLCTFEFGVAVEIFGLPRPELGDEWYRFAVAGIDDGELRATGGIRILTDGGLDLLESADLIVVPGWRGMDAPVPAALSEALRRANARGCQLLSICSGVFVLAASGLLNGRKATTHWRYIEALKARYPAIGVVEDVLYQDEGDILTSAGSAAGIDLCLHVVRRDYGMETANSVARRLVIPPHRDGSQPQQLSRPVAQLRESQRLGQLFEFLHNHLSVSHSVDSLARRVGMSQRTFLRRFQAATGTTPARWLLNERLLRAKDYLESSRLSIDSIAEQTGFGQAATLRHHFRQQFALSPAQYRKQFARPPR; via the coding sequence AAGACAGGTTTCCCGCCCGCTGGTGGTGGTACTGGCCTATGACGGTTTGTGTACCTTTGAATTTGGCGTGGCGGTGGAAATCTTCGGTTTGCCACGTCCCGAGCTGGGCGACGAATGGTATCGTTTTGCGGTGGCGGGCATTGATGACGGTGAGCTTCGGGCAACCGGTGGGATCCGCATCCTGACCGACGGGGGGCTTGATCTGCTGGAATCGGCAGACCTGATCGTTGTGCCGGGCTGGCGAGGGATGGATGCGCCTGTTCCCGCGGCGCTCTCCGAGGCCTTACGCCGGGCCAATGCGCGCGGTTGCCAGCTGCTTTCTATCTGTTCCGGGGTGTTTGTTCTGGCCGCGTCGGGTCTGCTGAACGGGCGTAAAGCCACCACCCACTGGCGCTATATTGAGGCGCTGAAAGCCCGTTATCCGGCGATCGGCGTGGTCGAGGATGTGTTGTATCAGGATGAAGGCGATATTCTGACCTCTGCGGGAAGCGCGGCAGGCATCGATCTCTGTTTGCACGTGGTGCGGCGGGATTACGGTATGGAAACCGCCAACAGCGTCGCGCGCCGTCTGGTGATCCCTCCCCACCGGGATGGCTCCCAGCCGCAGCAGTTGAGTCGCCCGGTGGCACAGCTGCGGGAGAGCCAGCGTCTGGGGCAGTTGTTCGAATTCCTGCACAATCACCTGAGCGTTTCTCACAGCGTGGATTCGCTGGCGCGTCGCGTCGGCATGAGCCAGCGCACCTTTCTGCGCCGCTTTCAGGCTGCCACAGGCACCACGCCTGCGCGCTGGCTGCTTAATGAACGACTGTTACGGGCGAAAGATTATCTTGAGAGCAGCCGTCTCAGCATCGACAGCATTGCTGAACAAACCGGATTTGGTCAGGCAGCGACCCTGCGTCACCATTTCCGCCAGCAGTTCGCGCTTTCCCCTGCCCAGTACCGTAAACAGTTTGCCCGCCCGCCACGCTGA
- a CDS encoding DUF2554 family protein, with protein sequence MFKKGLTLMMLVCALFSGQLMAGHKGHEYLWVKNVDHQLRHEADSDELRSAAEESAEGLREHHLWQKSRKPGTHFR encoded by the coding sequence ATGTTCAAAAAGGGGTTAACGCTTATGATGCTGGTCTGCGCCCTGTTTTCCGGCCAGCTGATGGCGGGACACAAAGGCCATGAATATTTGTGGGTTAAGAATGTTGATCATCAACTCCGGCACGAGGCAGACAGTGATGAATTACGCAGCGCAGCGGAGGAATCAGCAGAGGGTTTGCGCGAACATCACCTGTGGCAAAAATCGCGCAAACCGGGTACTCACTTTCGTTAA
- a CDS encoding peptidase U32 family protein — MRLQSHHLELLSPARDAAIAREAILHGADAVYIGGPGFGARHNASNSLSDIAELVPFAHRFGAKVFVTLNTILHDDELEPAQRLITDLYQTGVDALIVQDMGVLELDIPPIELHASTQCDIRTVEKAKFLSDAGFSQIVLARELNLNQIRDIHQATDATIEFFIHGALCVAYSGQCNISHAQTGRSANRGDCSQACRLPYTLKDDQGRVVAFEKHLLSMKDNDQTANLGALIDAGVRSFKIEGRYKDMSYVKNITAHYRQMLDAIIEARGDLARASAGRTEHFFIPSTDKTFHRGSTDYFVNARKGDIGAFDSPKFIGLPVGEVLKVAKDYLDVSVTEPLANGDGLNVMIKREVVGFRANTVEKTGENRYRVWPNEMPADLYKARPNAALNRNLDHNWQQALLKTSSERRIAVDIELGGWEEQLILTMTCEDGISVTHTLDGLFEVANNAEKALNSLKDGVAKLGQTIYYARNIAVNLPDALFVPNSLLNQFRRETAEMLDDARLANYPRGSRKAETVPAPVYPESHLSFLANVYNHKAREFYHRHGVQLIDAAYEAHEEKGDVPVMITKHCLRFAFNLCPKQAKGNIKSWKATPMQLVNGDEVLTLKFDCRPCEMHVIGKMKNHIFKMPPPGSIVASVSPDELMKTLPKRKGN, encoded by the coding sequence ATGCGCCTGCAATCCCATCATCTTGAACTTTTAAGCCCGGCCCGCGATGCCGCCATCGCCCGTGAAGCGATCCTTCATGGGGCTGATGCCGTCTACATTGGCGGTCCTGGCTTCGGTGCCCGCCATAACGCCAGCAACAGCCTGAGCGATATTGCCGAGCTGGTGCCGTTCGCCCACCGTTTTGGGGCGAAAGTGTTCGTGACCCTGAACACCATACTGCATGATGATGAACTGGAGCCTGCGCAACGTCTGATCACCGATCTCTACCAGACCGGCGTGGATGCCCTGATTGTTCAGGACATGGGCGTGCTGGAGCTGGATATTCCGCCAATTGAACTGCACGCCAGTACCCAGTGCGATATTCGCACCGTGGAGAAGGCGAAGTTTCTCTCCGATGCGGGCTTTTCCCAGATCGTGCTGGCGCGCGAACTGAACCTGAATCAAATCCGCGATATTCACCAGGCGACGGATGCCACCATTGAGTTCTTTATCCACGGTGCGCTGTGCGTGGCGTATTCCGGGCAGTGCAATATCTCCCACGCGCAGACTGGCCGCAGCGCCAACCGCGGTGACTGCTCTCAGGCCTGCCGTCTGCCGTATACCCTGAAAGACGATCAGGGCCGCGTGGTCGCGTTCGAAAAACACCTGCTGTCCATGAAGGACAACGATCAAACCGCCAACCTGGGCGCGCTGATTGATGCCGGTGTGCGTTCCTTCAAGATTGAAGGGCGCTACAAAGACATGAGCTACGTGAAGAACATTACCGCCCATTATCGTCAGATGCTGGACGCCATTATTGAAGCTCGCGGTGACCTGGCGCGCGCGTCTGCCGGTCGCACCGAGCATTTCTTTATTCCGTCGACGGATAAAACCTTCCACCGCGGCAGCACGGACTACTTCGTCAATGCCCGTAAAGGCGATATTGGCGCGTTTGATTCACCGAAGTTTATCGGTTTACCGGTGGGTGAGGTGCTGAAGGTCGCCAAAGATTATCTCGACGTGTCGGTGACCGAACCGCTGGCGAACGGGGATGGTCTGAACGTGATGATCAAACGTGAAGTCGTGGGCTTCCGTGCTAATACGGTGGAAAAAACCGGTGAAAACCGCTATCGCGTCTGGCCAAACGAGATGCCTGCCGATCTCTATAAAGCACGTCCTAACGCTGCGCTGAACCGTAACCTTGACCACAACTGGCAGCAGGCGCTGCTGAAAACCTCCAGCGAGCGTCGCATTGCGGTGGATATCGAGTTAGGTGGCTGGGAAGAGCAGCTGATCCTGACCATGACCTGTGAAGACGGCATCAGCGTCACGCATACTCTCGACGGTCTGTTTGAGGTGGCGAACAATGCAGAAAAAGCCCTCAACAGCCTGAAGGATGGCGTGGCGAAGCTGGGACAGACCATTTACTATGCGCGCAACATTGCGGTAAATCTGCCGGATGCGCTGTTCGTGCCAAATAGTCTGCTGAACCAGTTCCGCCGGGAAACGGCAGAGATGCTGGATGACGCGCGACTGGCGAATTATCCCCGCGGCAGCCGTAAGGCGGAAACCGTGCCAGCGCCCGTTTACCCCGAGTCGCATTTATCGTTCCTGGCGAACGTGTATAACCATAAAGCGCGCGAGTTTTATCATCGGCACGGCGTGCAGTTAATTGATGCTGCCTATGAGGCGCACGAAGAGAAGGGTGATGTGCCGGTGATGATCACCAAACATTGTCTGCGTTTTGCCTTTAATCTTTGCCCGAAACAGGCGAAAGGCAATATTAAGAGCTGGAAAGCTACGCCAATGCAGCTGGTGAATGGCGACGAGGTGCTGACCCTCAAATTTGATTGTCGTCCGTGTGAAATGCACGTTATTGGCAAAATGAAAAACCATATTTTCAAAATGCCGCCACCGGGCAGTATTGTTGCCTCCGTGAGCCCCGACGAACTGATGAAAACCCTGCCGAAACGTAAGGGTAATTAA
- a CDS encoding helix-turn-helix domain-containing protein codes for MEITQHLATTLKTQRQARGWSLSKLAEETGVSKAMLGQIERNESSPTVSTLWKIATGLNVPFSAFITPEADRQAVFDPQQQAMVVKPLFPWDETLKFDHFSIILAPGALSESTPHEAGVIEHVVVISGELEMKIDGEWRTLYPDQGVRFAGDKPHAYRNSSSRPVHFHSLIHYPR; via the coding sequence ATGGAAATCACACAACATCTTGCTACAACACTCAAGACGCAGCGCCAGGCGCGCGGCTGGAGCCTGTCAAAGCTGGCAGAAGAGACGGGGGTGTCAAAAGCCATGCTGGGACAGATCGAGCGTAATGAATCCAGCCCAACGGTGTCGACGCTGTGGAAAATTGCCACGGGGCTAAACGTCCCGTTCTCGGCGTTTATCACGCCGGAGGCAGACCGGCAGGCGGTGTTCGACCCGCAGCAGCAGGCGATGGTGGTGAAACCGCTGTTCCCGTGGGATGAGACGCTGAAGTTCGATCATTTCTCCATCATCCTGGCGCCCGGCGCCCTGAGTGAATCCACGCCGCACGAGGCGGGGGTGATTGAACACGTGGTGGTGATAAGCGGTGAACTGGAGATGAAAATTGACGGCGAATGGCGAACCCTTTACCCCGATCAGGGCGTGCGTTTTGCCGGGGATAAACCGCATGCCTACCGCAACAGCAGCAGCCGACCGGTGCATTTTCACTCCCTGATTCATTATCCCCGCTAA
- a CDS encoding benzoate/H(+) symporter BenE family transporter — translation MFPPEGVSIPLVRYNAQCYLIADVITHNGDIMRQSAPLFPAILAGFVAVLVGYASSAAIIWQAAAAAGASAQQIAGWMTALGFGMGISTLALSWWYKAPVLTAWSTPGAALLATSLHGITLAETIGIFIFANGLILLCGLTGLFARLMKLIPHSLAAAMLAGVLLRFGLQTFSHLDGHFLLCGSMIAAWLVAKALAPRYAIVATLITGSVVAWAGGDVVTNRLTLSLVMPQFIAPAFSLTSLVSIGLPFFLVTMASQNAPGVATMKASGYPLAVSPLMIATGGLALLLSPFGVYSICIAAITAAICQSPDAHPDASKRWLAAMAAGGFYLLAGVFGGSLTGLMAALPPSWIQTLAGLALLGTISGSLYQALHNETERDAAIVTFLMTASGVTLLGIGSAFWGLVLGGVCFAVLSRLRRA, via the coding sequence ATGTTTCCTCCCGAGGGGGTAAGCATACCACTTGTACGCTATAACGCACAGTGCTACCTTATTGCGGACGTTATAACGCACAACGGAGATATTATGCGCCAGTCAGCCCCTCTTTTTCCCGCCATTCTTGCCGGATTTGTTGCCGTCCTGGTCGGTTATGCCAGCTCGGCCGCCATCATCTGGCAGGCTGCTGCCGCGGCAGGTGCCAGCGCACAGCAGATCGCCGGCTGGATGACCGCACTGGGGTTCGGCATGGGGATCAGTACGCTCGCCCTGTCATGGTGGTATAAAGCCCCGGTACTCACCGCCTGGTCAACCCCCGGCGCGGCGCTACTGGCTACCAGTCTGCACGGGATAACGCTTGCAGAAACCATCGGCATTTTCATTTTCGCCAATGGGCTGATCTTACTGTGCGGCCTGACCGGACTCTTCGCCCGCCTGATGAAACTCATTCCCCATTCGCTTGCCGCCGCGATGCTGGCAGGCGTATTGCTGCGCTTTGGCCTGCAGACGTTCAGTCACCTTGACGGCCATTTTCTGCTGTGCGGCAGCATGATTGCGGCATGGCTGGTCGCCAAAGCGCTGGCGCCACGCTACGCCATTGTGGCGACTCTGATAACAGGGAGCGTGGTGGCCTGGGCGGGCGGTGACGTTGTCACAAATCGACTCACCCTTTCCCTCGTCATGCCACAGTTTATTGCACCGGCGTTTAGCCTCACCAGTCTGGTCAGTATCGGCTTGCCCTTTTTCCTCGTGACCATGGCGTCGCAAAATGCGCCCGGTGTCGCCACGATGAAAGCGTCGGGCTATCCGCTGGCGGTATCTCCGCTGATGATCGCGACCGGCGGGCTGGCGCTGCTGCTTTCGCCTTTCGGCGTCTACTCCATCTGCATTGCAGCCATTACCGCAGCCATTTGCCAGAGCCCGGATGCGCATCCGGATGCCAGTAAACGCTGGCTGGCAGCGATGGCGGCAGGCGGTTTTTACCTGCTGGCGGGCGTATTCGGGGGATCCCTTACCGGGCTGATGGCGGCTCTGCCGCCGAGCTGGATCCAGACGCTGGCAGGCCTGGCGCTGCTGGGCACCATCAGCGGGAGTTTGTATCAGGCATTGCATAACGAAACGGAGCGTGACGCGGCGATTGTCACGTTTCTGATGACCGCCAGCGGCGTGACGCTGCTCGGGATTGGCTCTGCATTCTGGGGGCTGGTGCTGGGAGGCGTGTGCTTCGCCGTTTTATCACGCCTTCGCCGCGCGTAG